The following coding sequences are from one Formosa haliotis window:
- a CDS encoding glycoside hydrolase family 31 protein, which yields MITNTELEKKGNQYPDNIVSFEKKIDTLHFKTANGVGLQLTVVRDSVLRFRYASDSNFENDFSYAITKFASTGYNHLDIQETRDKFIITTSKLICKICKSNLKVSIYDAADETLISQDELGYHWEESYEYGGNIVKMSKTSNDGESYYGLGDKSEHLNLKGKRFENWVTDSYAYGKNTDPIYKAIPFYTGLHHGKSYGIFFDNTFRSYFDFAHERKNVTSFWAQGGEMNYYFIYGPKMTDVVANYTDLTGKPHQLPALWSLGYHQCKWSYYPESKVKEVTSKFRELNIPCDAIYLDIDYMEGFRCFTWNKEYFPDPKRMVKELADDGFKTIVIIDPGIKIDTNYHVFNEGIENDYFCKRADGPYMKGKVWPGECYFPDFTNKEVREWWSDLFKELVEDIGVKGVWNDMNEPAVMEVPNKTFPDDVRHDYDGNRCSHRKAHNIYGMQMARATYQGLKKFAYPKRPFVITRAAYSGTQRYTSTWTGDNVATWEHLWIANVQAQRMALSGFSFVGSDIGGFAEQPNGELFARWIQLGVFHPFCRTHSSGDHGEQEPWMFGDEVTDIVRSFINLRYELLPYLYTAFWQYLDEGTPILKSLFLFDQDDIQTHYRTDEFIYGNNILVCPILEPNSRGRRMYVPRGDWYNYWTEELIEGGREIWIDADLHTMPIFIKAGTLIPKYPVQQYVGEKKFDEITLEVRYKLGQEQSLLFDDAHDGYDYTKGRYSLSKFKLTGKANELIIQQHTSGKFVTPYTGFKLKLIGLPFEITKIEVDNVEIDFEALHLTVSNNELIVDKTFTEIHIM from the coding sequence ATGATTACAAATACCGAATTAGAAAAAAAGGGTAATCAATACCCAGACAATATTGTTTCTTTCGAGAAAAAAATAGACACCCTACATTTTAAAACAGCTAATGGCGTAGGGTTACAGCTAACCGTAGTGCGAGATAGTGTTTTACGATTTAGATATGCTTCAGATTCTAATTTCGAAAATGACTTTTCGTATGCCATAACAAAGTTTGCGAGTACCGGATACAATCATTTAGACATTCAAGAAACGAGAGATAAATTCATTATTACAACATCAAAACTGATTTGTAAAATTTGTAAATCTAACCTAAAAGTTTCCATATATGATGCAGCAGACGAGACCTTAATAAGTCAAGATGAATTAGGTTATCACTGGGAAGAAAGTTATGAATATGGTGGTAACATCGTTAAAATGAGTAAAACCTCTAACGACGGCGAAAGTTATTATGGCCTTGGAGATAAATCTGAACATTTAAATTTAAAAGGGAAACGTTTTGAAAATTGGGTAACCGATTCTTACGCCTACGGCAAAAATACCGATCCTATATATAAAGCGATTCCGTTTTATACCGGACTTCATCACGGGAAATCTTATGGTATTTTCTTCGATAATACCTTTAGGTCGTATTTCGATTTCGCACATGAACGAAAAAATGTAACTAGTTTTTGGGCTCAAGGGGGAGAAATGAATTACTATTTTATTTACGGCCCAAAAATGACCGATGTCGTTGCCAATTACACCGATTTAACCGGAAAACCACATCAGCTTCCCGCGCTTTGGTCTTTAGGCTACCATCAGTGTAAATGGAGTTACTATCCAGAATCAAAAGTTAAAGAAGTCACTTCTAAATTTAGAGAATTAAATATTCCTTGCGATGCCATTTATTTAGATATCGATTATATGGAAGGCTTTCGCTGTTTTACGTGGAACAAAGAATACTTCCCCGATCCTAAAAGAATGGTGAAAGAACTAGCCGACGATGGGTTTAAAACTATCGTTATTATAGATCCGGGAATTAAAATAGACACCAATTACCATGTTTTTAATGAAGGTATAGAAAATGATTATTTCTGTAAACGTGCCGATGGTCCTTACATGAAAGGAAAAGTTTGGCCTGGAGAATGTTATTTCCCCGACTTTACCAATAAAGAAGTTAGAGAATGGTGGTCTGATTTATTTAAAGAATTGGTTGAAGACATAGGTGTAAAAGGCGTTTGGAACGATATGAACGAGCCTGCCGTTATGGAAGTGCCTAATAAAACCTTCCCAGACGATGTACGCCACGATTACGACGGTAACCGTTGTAGCCACAGAAAAGCGCATAATATTTACGGCATGCAAATGGCTAGAGCCACCTATCAAGGACTCAAAAAATTTGCGTATCCAAAACGTCCATTTGTAATTACACGTGCCGCCTATTCGGGCACACAACGATATACTTCTACATGGACAGGAGATAATGTGGCCACTTGGGAACATTTATGGATTGCCAATGTACAAGCACAACGTATGGCGCTTTCCGGATTTTCGTTTGTAGGCAGTGATATAGGAGGCTTTGCAGAACAACCCAATGGCGAATTATTTGCCCGTTGGATTCAGCTTGGCGTATTCCATCCCTTTTGTAGAACTCATTCTTCTGGCGATCATGGCGAGCAAGAACCTTGGATGTTTGGAGACGAAGTTACCGACATTGTAAGATCCTTTATAAATTTAAGATACGAGCTTCTGCCCTATTTATATACCGCGTTTTGGCAATATTTAGATGAAGGTACTCCCATATTAAAATCACTTTTTCTTTTCGATCAAGACGATATACAAACCCATTACAGAACAGACGAATTTATTTACGGAAACAACATTTTAGTGTGTCCTATTTTAGAACCCAATTCTAGAGGCCGACGTATGTACGTTCCAAGAGGAGATTGGTATAACTATTGGACAGAAGAATTGATTGAAGGTGGAAGAGAAATTTGGATAGATGCCGATTTACATACCATGCCAATATTTATTAAAGCAGGTACCTTAATCCCTAAATATCCTGTACAGCAATATGTGGGAGAAAAAAAATTCGATGAAATTACCTTAGAAGTGCGTTACAAATTAGGACAAGAACAATCGTTATTGTTTGACGATGCGCACGATGGTTACGATTACACCAAAGGGCGTTACAGTTTAAGTAAATTTAAGCTTACTGGTAAGGCCAACGAATTAATTATACAACAACATACCTCAGGCAAGTTTGTAACCCCTTATACGGGCTTTAAATTGAAATTAATAGGATTGCCTTTCGAGATTACTAAAATTGAAGTTGACAACGTTGAAATCGATTTTGAAGCCTTACACTTAACAGTAAGTAATAACGAATTGATAGTCGATAAAACGTTTACGGAGATTCATATTATGTAA
- a CDS encoding cation:proton antiporter: MLELAGIIILGILAQWVAWKFKIPAILPLILIGLLVGPIAAEFFSEDGSKWIEPIWNGREGLFPGESLFYFVSLAISIILFEGGLTLKLSEIKNVAPSITKLITLGSAVTFFGAAIAAHYTFYLSWEISFLFSALIIVTGPTVITPILRNIPLPKDVSAVLKWEGILIDPIGALIAVLVFEFISVDAGGEFTKRAFIEFGKIVLFGFTFGFTFAHALNTIINKKWIPHYLLNVFALASVLAVFVLSDQFAHESGLLAVVVMGMVLGNSKSPYLKELLYFKESLSVLLISILFILLAANINMSDLLLIYNWNTAVLFAIVVFVIRPLAVFLSTYNSSLKLNEKLFISWVGPRGIVAAGIASLFGLKLAKSGVADAEYITPLVFMIVLGTVLLNATTARYIAKLLGVFLKKSEGILIVGASKLSRLIGHYLEQNGRHVVLIDSNQVNIKKSEELGLEAINTNIYSDTLMDNIELNDVGYLMALTGSSDINKYAINKFGKQFGENGSFRLLTADEMSNVDTIPREGLFSQTDDFNSLSDVTRNYPAIHEIEIKNKAHFTNLINISANDPDIIPIFIKNDKGVLEIISSLNKEKHIIEAGYKLVYLGKPIDVEKM; encoded by the coding sequence ATGTTAGAACTCGCCGGGATAATTATATTAGGAATATTAGCACAATGGGTGGCTTGGAAATTTAAAATACCTGCCATATTACCTTTAATCCTTATCGGATTATTAGTTGGTCCTATAGCCGCCGAATTCTTTTCGGAAGATGGTTCTAAATGGATAGAACCCATTTGGAATGGGAGAGAGGGCTTATTTCCAGGAGAAAGTCTGTTTTATTTTGTCTCGCTAGCCATTAGTATTATTTTATTTGAAGGAGGGTTAACCTTAAAATTAAGCGAAATTAAAAATGTCGCACCTTCTATAACCAAACTTATTACTTTAGGTTCTGCGGTTACCTTTTTTGGAGCAGCTATTGCAGCACATTACACGTTTTACCTAAGTTGGGAAATTTCGTTTTTATTTTCTGCCTTAATTATTGTTACAGGGCCAACTGTAATTACACCAATTTTAAGAAATATTCCGTTGCCTAAAGATGTTTCGGCTGTATTAAAATGGGAAGGTATTTTAATAGATCCTATTGGGGCTTTAATAGCCGTATTAGTTTTCGAATTTATTAGTGTAGATGCTGGTGGCGAATTTACTAAACGTGCCTTTATAGAATTTGGTAAAATTGTTTTATTCGGATTTACTTTCGGGTTTACCTTTGCCCATGCGTTAAACACGATAATTAACAAAAAATGGATACCACATTATTTATTAAATGTCTTTGCTTTGGCATCTGTATTAGCTGTGTTTGTATTATCCGATCAGTTTGCTCACGAATCTGGACTTTTAGCAGTTGTGGTTATGGGGATGGTGCTAGGAAACTCTAAATCGCCATATTTAAAAGAACTGCTTTACTTTAAAGAATCTTTAAGTGTGTTGTTAATTTCGATACTGTTTATTTTACTTGCTGCTAATATTAACATGAGCGATTTATTGCTTATTTACAATTGGAATACAGCCGTTTTATTTGCCATAGTTGTATTTGTTATTCGTCCGTTAGCGGTGTTTTTAAGTACCTATAATTCGTCTTTAAAACTTAACGAAAAATTATTTATAAGTTGGGTAGGACCTCGTGGTATTGTAGCTGCAGGTATTGCGTCTTTATTCGGATTAAAGTTAGCGAAAAGTGGTGTTGCAGATGCCGAATATATTACTCCTTTAGTATTTATGATTGTTCTTGGCACCGTACTTTTAAATGCTACTACGGCGCGTTATATAGCGAAATTACTAGGTGTATTTTTAAAGAAATCGGAAGGTATTTTAATTGTAGGAGCATCCAAGCTATCGCGCTTAATTGGACATTATTTAGAACAAAATGGTCGCCACGTGGTTTTAATTGATAGTAACCAAGTTAATATTAAAAAGAGTGAAGAATTGGGTCTAGAAGCGATTAATACAAACATCTATTCTGATACATTGATGGATAATATAGAATTAAACGATGTTGGGTATCTTATGGCTTTAACAGGCAGTTCAGACATTAATAAATACGCCATTAACAAGTTTGGAAAACAATTTGGAGAAAATGGATCGTTTAGATTATTAACTGCCGATGAGATGAGTAATGTAGACACGATTCCTAGAGAAGGCCTGTTTTCGCAAACCGATGATTTTAACTCGTTAAGTGATGTAACACGTAATTATCCAGCAATTCACGAAATTGAAATAAAAAATAAAGCACATTTTACAAATCTTATTAATATTAGTGCTAACGACCCAGATATTATTCCAATTTTTATAAAGAATGATAAAGGCGTTTTAGAAATTATCTCCTCCTTAAATAAAGAAAAACATATTATTGAAGCTGGTTACAAATTGGTGTATTTAGGAAAACCAATTGATGTCGAGAAAATGTAA
- a CDS encoding MBL fold metallo-hydrolase: protein MNLYPIETGNFKLDGGAMFGVVPKTIWQKTNPADANNLIDIAARSLLIEDGNRLILIDTGMGDKQSDKFFGYYSLWGNHSIDASLKKYGFHRDDITDIFLTHLHFDHCGGSIQWNKDRTGYEPAFKNAHFWSNKDHWQWATQPNRREKPSFLKENILPMEESGQLKFTDLPKGNLLENSALDFDILFVDGHTDKQMIPQIQYKDKTIVFMADLLPTVGHIPLPYVVGYDTRPLITLTEKEKFLNQAADNNYYLFLEHDAHNEIITVQHTEKSVRLKDIYTCKDIFN, encoded by the coding sequence ATGAATTTATATCCTATCGAAACTGGGAATTTTAAGTTAGATGGTGGTGCTATGTTTGGCGTTGTTCCTAAAACCATTTGGCAAAAAACAAACCCAGCAGATGCTAACAATTTAATAGATATTGCGGCGCGATCCCTTTTAATTGAAGACGGTAATAGGCTTATTTTAATAGATACAGGGATGGGAGATAAACAGTCTGATAAATTTTTTGGGTACTATTCGCTTTGGGGAAACCATTCTATAGACGCCTCACTTAAAAAATATGGCTTTCATCGCGACGATATTACCGATATCTTTTTAACGCATTTACATTTCGATCATTGTGGCGGAAGTATTCAGTGGAATAAAGATAGAACAGGTTATGAACCAGCTTTTAAAAATGCCCATTTTTGGAGCAATAAAGACCATTGGCAATGGGCTACTCAACCTAACAGAAGGGAAAAACCTTCCTTTTTAAAGGAAAATATACTCCCAATGGAGGAAAGTGGTCAGTTAAAATTTACAGATCTTCCTAAAGGGAATTTATTAGAAAATAGCGCTTTAGATTTCGATATTTTATTTGTAGACGGGCATACCGACAAACAAATGATTCCGCAAATTCAATATAAAGATAAAACCATAGTTTTTATGGCCGATTTATTACCCACCGTTGGGCACATTCCTTTGCCTTATGTGGTTGGTTACGATACCCGTCCATTAATAACACTTACCGAAAAAGAAAAGTTTTTAAATCAAGCAGCCGACAATAATTATTATTTATTTTTGGAGCACGATGCTCACAACGAAATAATTACCGTTCAACATACCGAAAAGAGTGTACGCTTAAAAGATATTTACACCTGCAAAGACATTTTTAATTAA
- a CDS encoding S8 family peptidase → MNFIKPILCSALLATVLTSCGGGAKVLSTPIENIDSSPLKVSELTETQQHTWGHLDLVSDTIPGMSVEKAYNEIIMNKPGKTVIVAVIDSGIDIEHEDLNGVIWTNEKEIPNNGIDDDKNGYVDDIHGWNFLGDTYQEQLEYVRLLASGDTSNPDYARAEKEYNEEYTKYTNLKTQYDRILQQLTYADNLISKKLNKTNYTLADLETIKPGTDEELTTAVTVGKYILSLGFDDVDAAKADLKGSAESIIERLNYNLNKDFKGRKTGDNPDDLTDVGYGNGNVLPVVKDESHGTHVAGIIAAERNNGIGVNGVANNVQIMSLRVVSNGDEYDKDVALGIRYAVDNGAKIINGSFGKYYSPHSDWVRDAIAYASKHDVLIVMAAGNEGLDLDKDDHHYPTDNIDNGEELVDNFISVGALAPEYGPTMVADYSNYGKINVDVFAPGSKIYSTTPENEYKSYGGTSMASPAVAGVAALIRSYYPKLSAAQVKQVILDSGLPLKTKVIVGGDPSNEKDFSELSKSGKIVNAYNALILASQVK, encoded by the coding sequence ATGAATTTTATTAAACCTATTTTATGCTCTGCCCTGTTGGCAACAGTACTAACTAGCTGCGGTGGAGGAGCTAAAGTACTTTCTACACCTATCGAAAACATAGATAGTTCACCGTTGAAAGTTTCTGAATTAACAGAAACACAACAACACACTTGGGGACACTTAGACCTAGTTTCTGATACCATTCCTGGAATGAGTGTAGAAAAAGCATACAATGAAATTATTATGAATAAACCAGGAAAAACAGTTATAGTAGCTGTAATAGATTCTGGTATAGATATAGAACATGAAGATTTAAATGGTGTTATTTGGACTAACGAAAAGGAAATTCCTAATAACGGAATAGATGACGATAAAAATGGATATGTAGACGATATTCACGGTTGGAATTTTTTAGGTGACACTTACCAAGAACAATTAGAATATGTTCGTTTATTAGCAAGCGGAGATACTTCTAATCCGGATTATGCTAGAGCAGAAAAAGAATACAATGAAGAATATACCAAGTATACCAATCTAAAAACACAATACGATAGAATTCTTCAACAATTAACTTATGCTGATAATCTAATCTCTAAAAAGTTAAACAAAACAAATTATACCTTAGCTGATTTAGAAACTATTAAGCCTGGTACAGACGAAGAGTTAACTACTGCAGTTACCGTTGGTAAATATATTTTAAGCCTTGGTTTTGATGATGTTGATGCCGCTAAGGCAGATTTAAAAGGAAGTGCAGAAAGTATCATTGAACGCTTAAACTACAACCTTAATAAAGACTTTAAAGGAAGAAAAACAGGAGATAACCCAGACGATTTAACAGACGTAGGTTACGGTAACGGAAACGTTTTACCTGTTGTAAAAGATGAGAGTCACGGTACCCACGTAGCTGGAATTATAGCAGCAGAACGTAACAATGGTATAGGTGTAAACGGAGTAGCGAACAACGTTCAAATCATGAGTTTAAGAGTTGTATCGAATGGCGATGAATATGATAAAGATGTTGCCTTAGGAATTCGTTATGCTGTAGATAATGGTGCGAAAATTATTAACGGTAGTTTTGGAAAATACTATTCGCCACACAGCGACTGGGTAAGAGATGCTATTGCCTATGCAAGCAAACACGATGTTTTAATTGTAATGGCTGCAGGAAATGAAGGATTAGATTTAGATAAAGATGACCATCATTATCCAACCGATAATATAGATAATGGAGAAGAACTAGTTGATAATTTCATATCTGTAGGTGCCTTAGCACCAGAATATGGACCAACAATGGTTGCCGATTATTCTAATTACGGAAAAATAAATGTTGATGTATTTGCTCCTGGATCTAAAATTTATTCAACAACTCCAGAAAACGAATACAAATCTTATGGTGGTACTTCTATGGCATCTCCTGCTGTAGCTGGTGTTGCTGCCTTAATTCGTTCTTATTATCCAAAATTAAGCGCTGCACAAGTAAAACAAGTTATTTTAGACTCTGGTTTACCGCTTAAAACTAAAGTTATTGTTGGTGGCGATCCATCAAACGAAAAGGATTTTAGTGAATTATCAAAATCAGGTAAAATAGTGAATGCTTATAATGCTTTAATTTTGGCATCACAAGTAAAATAA
- a CDS encoding M1 family metallopeptidase yields the protein MKHIFYAIFALLLVFTSCKSSGTVTTKGHSKSHASTDPTYWQQHVDYTMTIDMDVESYQYKGVQKLVYTNNSPDVLTSVYYHLFLNAFQPGSEMDARLQSIDDPDGRMMANGKSRISTLKPDEIGYIKVNSLKQNGKTIPYETVGTILEVKLQNPIQPGEKVTFDMDYDAQIPLQIRRSGRNNKEGVALSMTQWYPKLAEYDFEGWHADPYIGREFHGVWGNFDVTINIDKSYTVGGTGYLQNPNDIGHGYETGTVKEPKGDKLSWHFVAPEVHDFTWAADPDYLHDTMQVPNGPLLHFFYKNNPNIIENWKKFQPKAVELMQYFSSEIGQYPYKQYSIIQGGDGGMEYAMCTLITGERKFGSLVGVTAHEMAHTWFQFLLASNESKHEWMDEGFTSYISDQAMNVIMNEKRENPSENAYNGYYYLVKSGKEQPQTTHSDRYAHNFSYSVAAYNKGEVFLAQLGYIIGQENLKKTLKKYFVDFSFKHPRPIDIIRSAEKVSGLELDWYLTDWTQTTNTIDYGIKSVTADANTTKVTLERIGLMPMPLDIEVTYANGSKEQFYIPLQMMRGEKPETAPRTLLKDWAWAYPTYTFTINKSKSEIKEIIIDPKELMADIDKNNNSFNQN from the coding sequence ATGAAACATATCTTTTACGCAATATTCGCACTATTATTAGTCTTTACATCTTGTAAATCTTCAGGAACAGTTACGACTAAAGGGCATTCAAAATCGCATGCTAGCACAGACCCTACCTATTGGCAACAACATGTAGATTACACCATGACTATAGATATGGATGTGGAATCTTATCAATATAAAGGGGTTCAAAAATTGGTATATACTAACAATTCTCCCGATGTATTAACCAGTGTTTACTACCATCTATTTTTAAATGCTTTTCAACCAGGAAGCGAAATGGATGCACGTTTACAAAGTATTGATGATCCGGATGGCAGAATGATGGCTAACGGAAAAAGTAGAATTTCAACCTTAAAACCAGACGAAATTGGTTATATAAAAGTGAATTCGCTTAAACAAAACGGAAAAACAATTCCTTACGAAACGGTAGGAACTATTTTAGAAGTAAAATTACAAAACCCTATTCAACCAGGAGAAAAAGTAACTTTCGATATGGATTACGACGCACAAATTCCGCTTCAAATTCGTCGCTCTGGTAGAAATAATAAAGAAGGTGTTGCCTTATCTATGACACAATGGTACCCAAAATTAGCAGAATACGATTTCGAAGGTTGGCATGCAGACCCTTACATAGGAAGAGAATTTCATGGTGTTTGGGGGAATTTTGATGTCACTATTAATATTGATAAAAGCTACACTGTTGGAGGAACAGGTTACCTACAAAATCCTAACGATATTGGTCATGGTTACGAAACAGGAACGGTTAAAGAACCTAAAGGCGACAAACTTTCTTGGCATTTTGTAGCACCAGAGGTACACGATTTTACCTGGGCTGCAGATCCAGATTATCTTCACGATACTATGCAAGTTCCTAATGGTCCGTTACTTCATTTTTTCTATAAAAACAATCCAAATATTATAGAAAACTGGAAAAAGTTTCAACCTAAAGCAGTGGAATTAATGCAATATTTTAGCTCAGAAATAGGGCAGTATCCATATAAACAATATTCAATAATTCAAGGTGGCGATGGTGGTATGGAATATGCCATGTGTACTTTAATTACTGGCGAACGTAAGTTTGGTAGTTTAGTAGGCGTAACAGCTCACGAGATGGCACATACTTGGTTTCAGTTTTTATTAGCTTCAAACGAATCTAAACATGAGTGGATGGACGAAGGGTTTACAAGTTATATTAGCGACCAAGCCATGAATGTTATTATGAACGAAAAGAGAGAAAATCCATCCGAAAATGCCTATAACGGGTACTATTATCTCGTAAAATCTGGTAAAGAGCAACCACAAACTACCCATTCAGATCGCTATGCTCATAACTTCTCATATAGCGTTGCAGCTTACAATAAAGGAGAAGTGTTTTTAGCACAATTAGGCTATATTATTGGACAGGAAAATTTAAAGAAAACCCTTAAAAAATACTTTGTAGATTTTTCATTTAAACATCCAAGACCTATAGATATCATTCGCTCGGCAGAAAAAGTATCTGGGCTGGAATTAGATTGGTATTTAACCGATTGGACGCAAACAACAAACACCATAGATTACGGCATAAAATCTGTTACTGCAGATGCGAACACTACAAAAGTAACTTTAGAACGTATAGGATTAATGCCAATGCCTTTAGATATTGAAGTAACTTATGCTAATGGTAGCAAAGAGCAATTCTATATTCCGTTACAAATGATGCGTGGCGAAAAGCCTGAAACAGCGCCAAGAACACTATTAAAAGATTGGGCTTGGGCGTATCCTACCTATACATTTACGATTAATAAATCTAAGAGTGAGATTAAAGAAATTATCATCGATCCTAAAGAATTAATGGCCGATATCGATAAAAACAATAACAGTTTTAATCAAAATTAA
- a CDS encoding nicotinate phosphoribosyltransferase: MNLNSALYTDLYQLAMGQSYYLKGKHEVTATFDYFFRKTPFEGGYVLFCGLEEALDWLENIAFSDEDIAYLEAQNFDSNYLNYLKNFKFTGHIQSMEEGEIIFPFSPILTVTGSIIECQIIETFILNCLNFQSLIATKASRIRFISGQEKSLAEFGLRRAQGFAGLQASRSAYIGGFNYTSNVLAGKLYDIPVSGTMAHAFIQSYDDELTAFRDFAETRPVNCVLLVDTYDTLKSGVPNAITVAKEMESRGEKLLGIRLDSGDLAYLSKAARKQLDHAGLQYVKIAASNQLDEHVIRSLKEQQAQIDIYGVGTNLVVGKENAALDGVYKLCSFNDTPRIKISENLKKMNFPGKKQVYRYMNEDGQYVADAITLDHLEAPISMANPFETHKRMPLDFKSVRPLLHDVMIDGKRVHTKKSTAELVKIAAENLSKLPAEHKRFANPHVYKVGLSPELEQLRDQLKKDKLKS; encoded by the coding sequence ATGAATTTAAATTCTGCTTTATATACCGATTTATATCAACTTGCCATGGGGCAATCCTATTATTTAAAAGGGAAACACGAAGTAACAGCCACCTTCGATTACTTTTTTAGAAAAACACCTTTTGAAGGCGGTTACGTGTTGTTTTGCGGTTTAGAAGAAGCTTTAGATTGGTTAGAAAATATTGCCTTTTCCGATGAAGATATTGCGTATTTAGAAGCTCAAAATTTTGATTCAAATTATTTAAACTATTTAAAAAACTTTAAGTTTACCGGCCATATTCAGAGTATGGAAGAGGGCGAAATTATTTTTCCTTTTAGTCCAATTTTAACCGTTACAGGATCTATTATAGAATGCCAAATCATTGAAACTTTTATATTAAATTGTCTTAACTTTCAATCCTTAATAGCCACAAAAGCAAGTCGAATTCGGTTTATTTCTGGACAAGAAAAAAGTTTAGCAGAATTTGGTTTACGTCGGGCACAAGGATTTGCTGGTCTTCAAGCATCGCGTTCTGCATACATAGGCGGGTTTAATTATACATCGAATGTATTGGCTGGAAAATTATACGATATTCCGGTGTCTGGAACTATGGCACATGCTTTTATACAAAGTTACGACGACGAGCTTACAGCATTTAGAGATTTTGCCGAAACACGCCCTGTAAATTGTGTATTATTAGTAGATACTTACGATACCTTAAAAAGTGGTGTCCCAAATGCCATTACAGTGGCAAAAGAAATGGAATCTCGAGGCGAAAAATTGCTTGGTATTCGTTTAGATAGTGGCGATTTAGCGTACCTATCTAAAGCGGCAAGAAAACAATTAGATCATGCCGGATTACAATATGTAAAAATTGCAGCTTCCAATCAGTTAGACGAACATGTTATTAGAAGTTTAAAAGAGCAACAGGCCCAAATAGATATTTATGGTGTAGGAACAAATTTGGTTGTAGGTAAAGAAAATGCTGCCTTAGACGGTGTTTATAAACTGTGTAGTTTTAACGATACTCCGCGAATTAAAATCTCAGAAAATTTAAAAAAGATGAATTTTCCGGGTAAAAAGCAAGTGTATCGTTATATGAATGAAGATGGGCAGTATGTTGCAGATGCTATTACTTTAGATCATTTAGAGGCTCCAATATCAATGGCCAATCCGTTTGAAACCCATAAACGTATGCCTTTAGACTTTAAGTCTGTGCGTCCGCTTTTACATGATGTTATGATTGATGGCAAACGTGTACATACAAAAAAATCTACTGCCGAGTTGGTTAAAATTGCAGCAGAAAATCTTTCAAAATTACCTGCCGAACATAAGCGTTTTGCAAATCCGCATGTGTATAAGGTAGGATTAAGTCCTGAGTTAGAACAGTTAAGAGATCAATTAAAAAAAGATAAATTAAAGTCGTAA
- the pncA gene encoding bifunctional nicotinamidase/pyrazinamidase, with translation MRALILVDIQNDFLPGGSLAVEQGDEIITLVNSIQSKFDLVVASQDWHPENHSSFASNHKNKEVFEVIKLNGQDQVLWPNHCVQGTDGAAFSSALNTDNVAAIFRKGMHKKVDSYSAFFDNNKTQHTGLEAYLKSMQVTDVYVCGLAADYCVYFTAKDAQNLGFKTYYITDATRYISEVVYNTALLDLKQLGVTILNSADI, from the coding sequence ATGAGAGCATTAATTCTTGTCGATATCCAAAACGATTTTTTACCGGGAGGCTCTCTAGCAGTAGAGCAGGGAGACGAAATTATTACGTTGGTAAATAGTATACAATCTAAATTCGATCTTGTTGTAGCATCGCAAGATTGGCATCCCGAAAATCATTCTAGTTTTGCTAGTAATCATAAAAATAAAGAAGTTTTCGAAGTGATTAAATTAAACGGTCAAGATCAAGTATTATGGCCAAATCACTGTGTTCAAGGCACAGATGGTGCAGCGTTTTCTTCAGCTTTAAACACCGATAATGTTGCTGCTATTTTTAGAAAAGGGATGCATAAAAAAGTAGATAGTTACAGTGCTTTTTTCGATAATAATAAAACCCAACACACGGGCCTAGAAGCCTATTTAAAAAGTATGCAGGTAACCGATGTTTATGTGTGTGGTTTAGCTGCCGACTATTGTGTATATTTCACCGCAAAAGATGCACAAAATTTAGGATTTAAAACCTATTATATTACAGATGCAACACGTTATATTTCTGAAGTAGTGTATAACACTGCGCTTTTAGATTTAAAACAATTAGGTGTTACAATATTAAACAGTGCAGACATTTAA